The Chelonoidis abingdonii isolate Lonesome George chromosome 11, CheloAbing_2.0, whole genome shotgun sequence genomic interval NNNNNNNNNNNNNNNNNNNNNNNNNNNNNNNNNNNNNNNNNNNNNNNNNNNNNNNNNNNNNNNNNNNNNNNNNNNNNNNNNNNNNNNNNNNNNNNNNNNNNNNNNNNNNNNNNNNNNNNNNNNNNNNNNNNNNNNNNNNNNNNNNNNNNNNNNNNNNNNNNNNNNNNNNNNNNNNNNNNNNNNNNNNNNNNNNNNNNNNNNNNNNNNNNNNNNNNNNNNNNNNNNNNNNNNNNNNNNNNNNNNNNNNNNNNNNNNNNNNNNNNNNNNNNNNNNNNNNNNNNNNNNNNNNNNNNNNNNNNNNNNNNNNNNNNNNNNNNNNNNNNNNNNNNNNNNNNNNNNNNNNNNNNNNNNNNNNNNNNNNNNNNNNNNNNNNNNNNNNNNNNNNNNNNNNNNNNNNNNNNNNNNNNNNNNNNNNNNNNNNNNNNNNNNNNNNNNNNNNNNNNNNNNNNNNNNNNNNNNNNNNNNNNNNNNNNNNNNNNNNNNNNNNNNNNNNNNNNNNNNNNNNNNNNNNNNNNNNNNNNNNNNNNNNNNNNNNNNNNNNNNNNNNNNNNNNNNNNNNNNNNNNNNNNNNNNNNNNNNNNNNNNNNNNNNNNNNNNNNNNNNNNNNNNNNNNNNNNNNNNNNNNNNNNNNNNNNNNNNNNNNNNNNNNNNNNNNNNNNNNNNNNNNNNNNNNNNNNNNNNNNNNNNNNNNNNNNNNNNNNNNNNNNNNNNNNNNNNNNNNNNNNNNNNNNNNNNNNNNNNNNNNNNNNNNNNNNNNNNNNNNNNNNNNNNNNNNNNNNNNNNNNNNNNNNNNNNNNNNNNNNNNNNNNNNNNNNNNNNNNNNNNNNNNNNNNNNNNNNNNNNNNNNNNNNNNNNNNNNNNNNNNNNNNNNNNNNNNNNNNNNNNNNNNNNNNNNNNNNNNNNNNNNNNNNNNNNNNNNNNNNNNNNNNNNNNNNNNNNNNNNNNNNNNNNNNNNNNNNNNNNNNNNNNNNNNNNNNNNNNNNNNNNNNNNNNNNNNNNNNNNNNNNNNNNNNNNNNNNNNNNNNNNNNNNNNNNNNNNNNNNNNNNNNNNNNNNNNNNNNNNNNNNNNNNNNNNNNNNNNNNNNNNNNNNNNNNNNNNNNNNNNNNNNNNNNNNNNNNNNNNNNNNNNNNNNNNNNNNNNNNNNNNNNNNNNNNNNNNNNNNNNNNNNNNNNNNNNNNNNNNNNNNNNNNNNNNNNNNNNNNNNNNNNNNNNNNNNNNNNNNNNNNNNNNNNNNNNNNNNNNNNNNNNNNNNNNNNNNNNNNNNNNNNNNNNNNNNNNNNNNNNNNNNNNNNNNNNNNNNNNNNNNNNNNNNNNNNNNNNNNNNNNNNNNNNNNNNNNNNNNNNNNNNNNNNNNNNNNNNNNNNNNNNNNNNNNNNNNNNNNNNNNNNNNNNNNNNNNNNNNNNNNNNNNNNNNNNNNNNNNNNNNNNNNNNNNNNNNNNNNNNNNNNNNNNNNNNNNNNNNNNNNNNNNNNNNNNNNNNNNNNNNNNNNNNNNNNNNNNNNNNNNNNNNaggaggagagggagggggaagacaaagaagtgtgtgagaaaagaatgctgcagccggacagaagagggaggggaaacgggggcttgctagtcagcgagaaatgttctcatggatataaaggaacagactgcttgttttagcagggctggatctgaggcgtactaagtctcccagctccgctttgggatcccaaataaacttagtttgcttctctaccctggtgtgtttattgccgtggtgcacaccgggcgacggacccccctgctgttgcccccctcgggcactttgtgccggcaacatgatgagagaagattttcagttcatcatcatcatcatatctgatgtgtgtgtctggatggaggcctgagactGGGCcctttaagggaactgtggtgTTTGGAcgtctgagtaaccagtgaggaaATAAAGAAGCTGCTTTGTGCTGACTTGGTGAACCTAAGTATTGGAACATCCACCAGCTCtgggggtttgtctgccccatttgcAGTTCTCCCTGAtggagtgacctcagctggctcccaggggcagcaccgtcacacccctcactcctgacccacagcccccgctagccccaccctgggctcccccacagctctgtcggtgtccctcactcctgacccgcagcccctgctagccccgccctgcccccccagtcctgccagtgcccctcacttacgacccgcagcccctgccagcccagccctgggctcccccacagctctgtcggtgcccctcactcccgacccacagcccctgttaGCCCCACCCTGGGCACCCCCACAGCactaccggtgcccctcactcccaacccgcagcccctgcttgctcagtcctgggctccccccagctctgccagtgcccctcactcccgacccacagcctcctgctagcccagccctgccccccccgccctgccggtgcccctcactcccaacctgcagccccctgctagcccagccctgggctcctcacccAACAGGTCTGTCCCCGGGGGCCCAGCAAGACACAGAGGGTGGAGAGCGCTGGGCAGAGAGGTTCAGGTCGGTCAGtcaccccccccaccacatgaGAGAGGGgtttgggagtgtgtgtgtgtgtgtgtgtgtgtgtaacctctCCCTGTAGGGGGgggtaggagtgtgtgtgtcacccctccccatgtgaaccctaaagccttaaagagaAGACGGTCACTAAAAAGAATCCAGCTACGcagaatttctttttaacaggggctcagtcatcTTCGTGTGAATTTGAAGGTTTGTGCTGTGTAGATCTCATTGATTGTCTTTGAACTTGCCTGAATACAAGTAACTTTACCAGTctcatattcagcatagggaaatatggtcaccctgtgTGGaacaaacccaggagtcctggttcccagtctccccccccccacctgctctaaccactagattccactcccctcccagagctgggagagagcccaggagtccaGTAGCTCCCCCTTCTCACTCAGAGTGGTCCAACAGTGTGGTCAGATTAATGgatcccattccccacccccacacactggcacccccccgccccgtccCCCAGATCTGGGAGGAAGGAGCATGTTGAGGGGAGTTAatcaggctggggaggggaacaaGGACCAACCCATGAAAATAGGAGAGGAGGGACCCAGCCATTCTGTGCTGAAGGGCAGAGGGGGGTGAATCTGGGGCTGCCACCCCAGTCCAAAGAGATGGGGACCCcggagatgggggaggggcagttgCTGGCTGCTGGGTTCTCTCCACCAGGTTATATTTAATCAGAGCTTGACACAGACACCCAGAGAGCGCCCCCTAGTGATcatcccagtgccccctgctggccccccaccccctagtgatcagcccagtgccccctgctggcccccNNNNNNNNNNNNNNNNNNNNNNNNNNNNNNNNNNNNNNNNNNNNNNNNNNNNNNNNNNNNNNNNNNNNNNNNNNNNNNNNNNNNNNNNNNNNNNNNNNNNNNNNNNNNNNNNNNNNNNNNNNNNNNNNNNNNNNNNNNNNNNNNNNNNNNNNNNNNNNNNNNNNNNNNNNNNNNNNNNNNNNNNNNNNNNNNNNNNNNNNNNNNNNNNNNNNNNNNNNNNNNNNNNNNNNNNNNNNNNNNNNNNNNNNNNNNNNNNNNNNNNNNNNNNNNNNNNNNNNNNNNNNNNNNNNNNNNNNNNNNNNNNNNNNNNNNNNNNNNNNNNNNNNNNNNNNNNNNNNNNNNNNNNNNNNNNNNNNNNNNNNNNNNNNNNNNNNNNNNNNNNNNNNNNNNNNNNNNNNNNNNNNNNNNNNNNNNNNNNNNNNNNNNNNNNNNNNNNNNNNNNNNNNNNNNNNNNNNNNNNNNNNNNNNNNNNNNNNNNNNNNNNNNNNNNNNNNNNNNNNNNNNNNNNNNNNNNNNNNNNNNNNNNNNNNNNNNNNNNNNNNNNNNNNNNNNNNNNNNNNNNNNNNNNNNNNNNNNNNNNNNNNNNNNNNNNNNNNNNNNNNNNNNNNNNNNNNNNNNNNNNNNNNNNNNNNNNNNNNNNNNNNNNNNNNNNNNNNNNNNNNNNNNNNNNNNNNNNNNNNNNNNNNNNNNNNNNNNNNNNNNNNNNNNNNNNNNNNNNNNNNNNNNNNNNNNNNNNNNNNNNNNNNNNNNNNNNNNNNNNNNNNNNNNNNNNNNNNNNNNNNNNNNNNNNNNNNNNNNNNNNNNNNNNNNNNNNNNNNNNNNNNNNNNNNNNNNNNNNNNNNNNNNNNNNNNNNNNNNNNNNNNNNNNNNNNNNNNNNNNNNNNNNNNNNNNNNNNNNNNNNNNNNNNNNNNNNNNNNNNNNNNNNNNNNNNNNNNNNNNNNNNNNNNNNNNNNNNNNNNNNNNNNNNNNNNNNNNNNNNNNNNNNNNNNNNNNNNNNNNNNNNNNNNNNNNNNNNNNNNNNNNNNNNNNNNNNNNNNNNNNNNNNNNNNNNNNNNNNNNNNNNNNNNNNNNNNNNNNNNNNNNNNNNNNNNNNNNNNNNNNNNNNNNNNNNNNNNNNNNNNNNNNNNNNNNNNNNNNNNNNNNNNNNNNNNNNNNNNNNNNNNNNNNNNNNNNNNNNNNNNNNNNNNNNNNNNNNNNNNNNNNNNNNNNNNNNNNNNNNNNNNNNNNNNNNNNNNNNNNNNNNNNNNNNNNNNNNNNNNNNNNNNNNNNNNNNNNNNNNNNNNNNNNNNNNNNNNNNNNNNNNNNNNNNNNNNNNNNNNNNNNNNNNNNNNNNNNNNNNNNNNNNNNNNNNNNNNNNNNNNNNNNNNNNNNNNNNNNNNNNNNNNNNNNNNNNNNNNNNNNNNNNNNNNNNNNNNNNNNNNNNNNNNNNNNNNNNNNNNNNNNNNNNNNNNNNNNNNNNNNNNNNNNNNNNNNNNNNNNNNNNNNNNNNNNNNNNNNNNNNNNNNNNNNNNNNNNNNNNNNNNNNNNNNNNNNNNNNNNNNNNNNNNNNNNNNNNNNNNNNNNNNNNNNNNNNNNNNNNNNNNNNNNNNNNNNNNNNNNNNNNNNNNNNNNNNNNNNNNNNNNNNNNNNNNNNNNNNNNNNNNNNNNNNNNNNNNNNNNNNNNNNNNNNNNNNNNNNNNNNNNNNNNNNNNNNNNNNNNNNNNNNNNNNNNNNNNNNNNNNNNNNNNNNNNNNNNNNNNNNNNNNNNNNNNNNNNNNNNNNNNNNNNNNNNNNNNNNNNNNNNNNNNNNNNNNNNNNNNNNNNNNNNNNNNNNNNNNNNNNNNNNNNNNNNNNNNNNNNNNNNNNNNNNNNNNNNNNNNNNNNNNNNNNNNNNNNNNNNNNNNNNNNNNNNNNNNNNNNNNNNNNNNNNNNNNNNNNNNNNNNNNNNNNNNNNNNNNNNNNNNNNNNNNNNNNNNNNNNNNNNNNNNNNNNNNNNNNNNNNNNNNNNNNNNNNNNNNNNNNNNNNNNNNNNNNNNNNNNNNNNNNNNNNNNNNNNNNNNNNNNNNNNNNNNNNNNNNNNNNNNNNNNNNNNNNNNNNNNNNNNNNNNNNNNNNNNNNNNNNNNNNNNNNNNNNNNNNNNNNNNNNNNNNNNNNNNNNNNNNNNNNNNNNNNNNNNNNNNNNNNNNNNNNNNNNNNNNNNNNNNNNNNNNNNNNNNNNNNNNNNNNNNNNNNNNNNNNNNNNNNNNNNNNNNNNNNNNNNNNNNNNNNNNNNNNNNNNNNNNNNNNNNNNNNNNNNNNNNNNNNNNNNNNNNNNNNNNNNNNNNNNNNNNNNNNNNNNNNNNNNNNNNNNNNNNNNNNNNNNNNNNNNNNNNNNNNNNNNNNNNNNNNNNNNNNNNNNNNNNNNNNNNNNNNNNNNNNNNNNNNNNNNNNNNNNNNNNNNNNNNNNNNNNNNNNNNNNNNNNNNNNNNNNNNNNNNNNNNNNNNNNNNNNNNNNNNNNNNNNNNNNNNNNNNNNNNNNNNNNNNNNNNNNNNNNNNNNNNNNNNNNNNNNNNNNNNNNNNNNNNNNNNNNNNNNNNNNNNNNNNNNNNNNNNNNNNNNNNNNNNNNNNNNNNNNNNNNNNNNNNNNNNNNNNNNNNNNNNNNNNNNNNNNNNNNNNNNNNNNNNNNNNNNNNNNNNNNNNNNNNNNNNNNNNNNNNNNNNNNNNNNNNNNNNNNNNNNNNNNNNNNNNNNNNNNNNNNNNNNNNNNNNNNNNNNNNNNNNNNNNNNNNNNNNNNNNNNNNNNNNNNNNNNNNNNNNNNNNNNNNNNNNNNNNNNNNNNNNNNNNNNNNNNNNNNNNNNNNNNNNNNNNNNNNNNNNNNNNNNNNNNNNNNNNNNNNNNNNNNNNNNNNNNNNNNNNNNNNNNNNNNNNNNNNNNNNNNNNNNNNNNNNNNNNNNNNNNNNNNNNNNNNNNNNNNNNNNNNNNNNNNNNNNNNNNNNNNNNNNNNNNNNNNNNNNNNNNNNNNNNNNNNNNNNNNNNNNNNNNNNNNNNNNNNNNNNNNNNNNNNNNNNNNNNNNNNNNNNNNNNNNNNNNNNNNNNNNNNNNNNNNNNNNNNNNNNNNNNNNNNNNNNNNNNNNNNNNNNNNNNNNNNNNNNNNNNNNNNNNNNNNNNNNNNNNNNNNNNNNNNNNNNNNNNNNNNNNNNNNNNNNNNNNNNNNNNNNNNNNNNNNNNNNNNNNNNNNNNNNNNNNNNNNNNNNNNNNNNNNNNNNNNNNNNNNNNNNNNNNNNNNNNNNNNNNNNNNNNNNNNNNNNNNNNNNNNNNNNNNNNNNNNNNNNNNNNNNNNNNNNNNNNNNNNNNNNNNNNNNNNNNNNNNNNNNNNNNNNNNNNNNNNNNNNNNNNNNNNNNNNNNNNNNNNNNNNNNNNNNNtggggctgacgtggaggctgagccagggggcagcccccgctttcctccagaagccctggtgtcgcgccgccctcgcagggctcctgccacgtgccctaagcggagctgcgcagctctgcccagccgccgGCGCCCCCGCCGGCATCGAGAAAAATGGCAGAGGCTGGAGTCCCTGCTCTGGGCGGGAGAGGGACTCGGAGCctctgccggcagcccagggattccccgggtcagcgcgccgcgggcagcccgaacctctgggctgccgtgGGGGCGCCCTGATccggggggggccctgggctgccggctgccgcggcggccagcagctcagactccctctctgtcccagcagcagcagctgctcaaccatttaaaaaaaaaattgggtggcgccgcctagtccgcctaaatggttgcacctgccctgagtgagaggcaccagcagggctgggggggcccaCGGCTGGGCTAgtagggggctgcgggtcgggagtgagggacaccacagggaaggggaaggggaaggggaaacagtTGCTCTGACTGTTCTTCCTGGCCCGGTGTCGGCTGGTGGCTGATCCGGAGTCAAGGGGCTTCGGCCTCCCAGAAACTGAGtgactctgctcccctcccccgacATGATGCTGGAGCTGGGCTCCCCGGGCCCTtcggctgggctgtggggagtgggggtcaTTGGCCCTGGGAGACCCTCTCCCATCTCCTCACATCATCCCCCCcattcctctcttccccccactccactcaccaccctccccccctgctcctcctctccccaggctgGGACCTCCTTCCCTCATCGCTGCTGGGAGCCATGACTGCCCCGGGTTCCTGGGTCCCCTTCCGGCTGCCCCTCCAGCTCAGCCTCTACCTGCTGGCCATCATGACCTTCTCCTTCCTCATCCACCTACACAGCTGGTTCCCCGCAAGGGAGAGGCTCCCCTCCCCAAAAGCCATGGACAAGTCCCCAACCACGCCCCCCACCACAACCCCCACAACGGAGCGGGGCATGTGGACTGTGAACTCCATTGGGCGCCTGGGGAACCAGATGGGGGAATACGCCACCCTCTATGCCCTGGCCAAGATGAATGGGCGCCAGGCCTACATCCTCCCACAGATGCACCAGCAACTGGCACCGCTCTTCCGCATCACCCTGCCCGTGCTCTCCAGCGACGTTGTCCGGAGCGTCCCGTGGAGGAACTACGGGCTCCACGACTGGATGTCGGAGGAGTACAGGCACATCAAGGGGAAATACGTCCGGCTGACGGGCTACCCCTGCTCCTGGACCTTCTACCACCACCTCCGGCAGGAGATCCTCCAGGAATTCTCCTTCCACGACCACATCAAGGAGGAGGCCAACCGGTACCTGGCCGGGCTGCGTGGGCAGCGCCAGAAT includes:
- the LOC116840063 gene encoding galactoside alpha-(1,2)-fucosyltransferase 2-like, coding for MTAPGSWVPFRLPLQLSLYLLAIMTFSFLIHLHSWFPARERLPSPKAMDKSPTTPPTTTPTTERGMWTVNSIGRLGNQMGEYATLYALAKMNGRQAYILPQMHQQLAPLFRITLPVLSSDVVRSVPWRNYGLHDWMSEEYRHIKGKYVRLTGYPCSWTFYHHLRQEILQEFSFHDHIKEEANRYLAGLRGQRQNVTYVGIHVRRGDYVRVMPKIWKGVVADKAYLEKAMGYFRAKYQEPVFVVTSNGMEWCRENINASRGDVYFSGDGKESSPGRDFALLAHCNHTIMTIGTFGIWLGYLVGGETVYLANYTLPDSPFLRVFKPEAAFLPEWIGINADLSPLLGGT